The following are encoded together in the Triticum dicoccoides isolate Atlit2015 ecotype Zavitan chromosome 6B, WEW_v2.0, whole genome shotgun sequence genome:
- the LOC119321714 gene encoding uncharacterized protein LOC119321714 isoform X2 produces the protein MDGVRAPPPPVPLAVAVPPRRHPSPRLGGTRGAGAAASHASSVSHGGPNTASSCSVGARRPRSSWGRRSSSRGAWPRSGIDGRRGAAAITPRHKSFPVSSVCTSPHLLVLEAATGCRRGHLCIIVDGMKGATATTACCSGAERLRTYSETVLDRYVLLCQSSSRRNLLLLAAPDRSFGCIG, from the exons ATGGACGGAGttcgagccccccccccccctgtccCGCTCGCCGTGGCGGTCCCTCCTCGTCGCCACCCCTCTCCTCGACTCGGCGGGACGAGGGGAGCAGGGGCAGCAGCCAGCCATGCCTCGTCCGTCTCGCATGGTGGCCCAAATACGGCTTCCTCGTGCTCTGTCGGCGCCCGTCGACCTCGATCCAGCTGGGGCAGGAGGAGCTCGAGCCGAGGAGCGTGGCCTCGATCCGGAATCGACGGAAGGAGGGGAGCAGCAGCCATCACGCCTCGTCACAAATCATTCCCCGTCTCTTCTGTTTGCACCTCCCCCC ATCTTTTGGTGTTAGAAGCGGCCACAGGCTGCCGCCGGGGACACCTCTGCATCATCGTCGACGGAATGAAGGGAGCAACGGCCACAACCGCCTGCTGCAGCGGTGCTGAGCGGCTGCGGACCTACAGCGAAACGGTGCTGGATCGATATGTACTCCTCTGCCAGTCTTCTTCACGCCGCAATTTACTCCTCCTTGCTGCACCTG atcggtcttttggttgcattggctag
- the LOC119321714 gene encoding uncharacterized protein LOC119321714 isoform X1 — MDGVRAPPPPVPLAVAVPPRRHPSPRLGGTRGAGAAASHASSVSHGGPNTASSCSVGARRPRSSWGRRSSSRGAWPRSGIDGRRGAAAITPRHKSFPVSSVCTSPHLLVLEAATGCRRGHLCIIVDGMKGATATTACCSGAERLRTYSETVLDRYVLLCQSSSRRNLLLLAAPDRSFGCIG, encoded by the exons ATGGACGGAGttcgagccccccccccccctgtccCGCTCGCCGTGGCGGTCCCTCCTCGTCGCCACCCCTCTCCTCGACTCGGCGGGACGAGGGGAGCAGGGGCAGCAGCCAGCCATGCCTCGTCCGTCTCGCATGGTGGCCCAAATACGGCTTCCTCGTGCTCTGTCGGCGCCCGTCGACCTCGATCCAGCTGGGGCAGGAGGAGCTCGAGCCGAGGAGCGTGGCCTCGATCCGGAATCGACGGAAGGAGGGGAGCAGCAGCCATCACGCCTCGTCACAAATCATTCCCCGTCTCTTCTGTTTGCACCTCCCCCC ATCTTTTGGTGTTAGAAGCGGCCACAGGCTGCCGCCGGGGACACCTCTGCATCATCGTCGACGGAATGAAGGGAGCAACGGCCACAACCGCCTGCTGCAGCGGTGCTGAGCGGCTGCGGACCTACAGCGAAACGGTGCTGGATCGATATGTACTCCTCTGCCAGTCTTCTTCACGCCGCAATTTACTCCTCCTTGCTGCACCTG ATcgatcttttggttgcattggctaa